In the genome of Spirochaetae bacterium HGW-Spirochaetae-1, one region contains:
- a CDS encoding AAA family ATPase: MASEEILIPYDRMKEQVLKELNEFLDSATTVSDIPIPELSYERGATQVSFIIPPLTDSMLFDCLGIIKKHIDNIRISSFNDGHYAFQAMNRNMFNTENMLENMKVEFFSLVSSRIEISKKGNLSQEEINIVIELFKKIHSSMKEDPLSRLKKLGASVFTDNSALGWDYIAGYDEVKRKIRESIILPLQNPGIYDAIAQLTRKVYESNRPRAILFEGPPGVGKTTVARIIAGEAKVPLIYVPIESIMSKWYGQSSQNLARIFDAGEDMNGAIIFLDEIDSLAGSRDQNMFEATRRILSVLLRKLDGIDAATTTITIGATNRKNDLDHALISRFDQTILFPLPNAAERTAIFGNYARHLKEEELSVLGERSNQLSGRSIKDICEFAERRWVRKILIQKGEPTTPPFEYYKRTIQLWLNQE, encoded by the coding sequence GTGGCATCAGAAGAAATACTCATTCCCTATGACAGAATGAAGGAACAGGTACTCAAGGAACTGAACGAGTTTCTTGATTCGGCAACAACAGTGAGCGACATCCCCATTCCCGAGCTCTCGTATGAACGTGGGGCCACACAGGTATCCTTCATTATCCCCCCCCTCACGGACTCCATGCTTTTCGATTGCCTGGGTATCATTAAAAAGCATATCGACAATATCCGCATAAGCTCATTCAATGACGGACATTACGCATTCCAGGCCATGAACCGGAACATGTTCAACACGGAAAATATGCTGGAAAACATGAAGGTGGAATTTTTCAGCCTGGTAAGTTCGCGCATCGAAATTTCAAAAAAGGGAAACCTCTCCCAGGAAGAAATAAATATCGTTATAGAACTTTTTAAAAAAATTCACTCTTCGATGAAAGAGGATCCGCTCAGCAGGCTTAAAAAACTCGGTGCTTCGGTGTTCACCGATAACAGTGCCCTGGGCTGGGACTATATTGCCGGCTATGATGAGGTGAAAAGAAAGATACGCGAATCCATCATCCTCCCCTTGCAGAATCCCGGGATATATGACGCCATTGCACAACTGACGCGCAAGGTCTATGAAAGCAACAGACCCCGGGCCATTCTTTTCGAAGGCCCTCCCGGCGTGGGGAAAACCACCGTGGCAAGAATCATCGCCGGCGAGGCAAAAGTTCCCCTCATTTATGTCCCCATTGAATCCATCATGTCGAAATGGTACGGCCAGTCCTCCCAAAACCTTGCCCGGATATTCGACGCCGGTGAAGACATGAATGGCGCCATTATTTTCCTCGATGAAATAGACTCTCTGGCCGGATCGCGGGACCAGAACATGTTCGAGGCCACGCGCCGCATCCTCTCGGTACTGCTCAGGAAGCTCGACGGGATCGACGCCGCAACCACCACCATAACGATCGGTGCCACTAACAGGAAAAATGACCTGGATCACGCCCTCATCAGCAGGTTTGACCAGACCATACTCTTCCCCCTGCCTAATGCGGCGGAACGTACGGCCATTTTCGGCAATTATGCCAGACATCTCAAAGAAGAGGAATTGTCGGTGCTGGGAGAGCGCTCAAATCAGCTTTCAGGAAGGAGCATCAAGGATATTTGTGAATTCGCCGAACGGCGCTGGGTCAGAAAAATCCTCATACAAAAAGGGGAGCCGACGACGCCGCCCTTTGAATACTACAAGAGAACGATTCAGCTATGGCTGAACCAGGAATAG
- a CDS encoding NADPH-dependent 7-cyano-7-deazaguanine reductase QueF, with product MPAAEGQIFEFTGPENIKTDFLETIEYEGNPQLITYETDEFSAVCPFSGLPDIARVTIEYIPGKKIVELKSLKYYFISFRNVGIYQEAATDRIYRDLYKCLKPVSLKIKTVYNIRGGILATCVMDSETAEKSGSGK from the coding sequence ATGCCCGCTGCCGAAGGCCAAATTTTTGAATTCACCGGCCCTGAGAACATAAAAACTGATTTTCTTGAAACCATCGAATACGAAGGAAATCCCCAGCTCATCACCTATGAGACCGATGAATTCAGCGCCGTGTGCCCCTTTTCGGGTCTGCCCGATATTGCCAGGGTCACCATAGAATACATACCTGGTAAAAAAATTGTGGAACTAAAATCGCTGAAATACTATTTTATATCATTCCGCAATGTGGGTATTTACCAGGAGGCTGCCACGGACCGTATCTACCGTGACCTGTATAAATGTTTGAAACCCGTCTCCCTGAAAATAAAAACCGTATACAATATCCGGGGAGGCATCCTCGCCACCTGTGTCATGGATTCGGAAACGGCGGAAAAATCCGGTTCAGGAAAATAA